Proteins encoded in a region of the Malaciobacter mytili LMG 24559 genome:
- a CDS encoding HD domain-containing protein encodes MINPKIIDYIFSSASIQRWNDYPRMVELVELDKQAHKFIIAYFIAKLEKDINYTHLIEAGIFEFLRRIVVTDIRPDVFRKAIQKKSKEINSWVIEKLKDSLEPIENGKFLRKFEEYLNDTSMYKKERFILKAASYLATKWEFSIVYQTSKFLTDIENVKRSVEDEIEDYYELIGVRKIALNKKLSRIIDLSGRLRFQKRWAQTPRIPETSVLGHMLTVAIFGYFYSIEVNACEKRLQNNFFTALFHDLPEALTRDIISPVKYSVDELSDIIAEYEIIKIEDEILPFIPEDIKEEFSYLLGLYDNNKKDEFLNKVYNNEKIQIVEEVSKYNLDKYNAIDGEALKQCDKLSAFIEASLSISHGIKSKELQTGKKQILKTLKTVEGIDFKELARLIDIEFGSTGQTQVIMDFD; translated from the coding sequence ATGATAAATCCAAAGATTATTGATTATATTTTTTCATCTGCATCTATTCAAAGATGGAATGATTATCCACGAATGGTAGAACTAGTAGAACTAGATAAGCAAGCACATAAATTTATAATTGCATACTTTATAGCAAAACTAGAAAAAGATATAAACTATACACACCTAATAGAAGCAGGTATTTTTGAATTTTTAAGAAGAATAGTTGTAACAGATATTAGGCCTGATGTATTTAGAAAAGCTATTCAAAAAAAATCAAAAGAGATAAACTCTTGGGTTATTGAAAAATTAAAAGACTCCCTTGAACCAATAGAAAATGGTAAGTTTTTAAGAAAATTTGAAGAGTATTTAAATGATACATCTATGTATAAAAAAGAGAGATTTATACTAAAAGCTGCTTCATATTTAGCAACTAAATGGGAATTTTCTATTGTTTATCAAACTTCAAAATTTTTAACAGATATTGAAAATGTTAAAAGAAGTGTTGAAGATGAAATAGAAGACTATTATGAGTTAATAGGTGTTAGAAAAATAGCTTTAAATAAAAAACTTTCAAGAATTATTGATTTAAGTGGAAGATTAAGATTTCAAAAAAGATGGGCTCAAACACCAAGAATTCCTGAAACTTCTGTATTAGGACATATGCTAACTGTTGCAATTTTTGGATATTTTTATTCTATTGAAGTAAATGCTTGTGAAAAAAGACTTCAAAACAATTTTTTTACAGCACTTTTTCATGATTTGCCAGAAGCTTTAACAAGAGATATAATCTCCCCTGTAAAATATAGTGTTGATGAGTTATCAGATATTATTGCAGAGTATGAAATTATAAAAATTGAAGATGAAATTTTACCTTTTATTCCAGAAGATATAAAAGAGGAGTTTTCATATTTACTTGGACTTTATGATAATAATAAAAAAGATGAATTTTTAAATAAAGTATATAATAATGAAAAAATACAAATTGTTGAAGAAGTAAGTAAATATAATCTTGATAAATATAATGCAATAGATGGGGAAGCTTTAAAGCAGTGTGATAAGCTTTCAGCTTTTATAGAAGCTAGTCTTTCAATTTCCCATGGAATAAAGTCAAAAGAGCTTCAAACAGGTAAAAAACAGATTTTAAAAACACTAAAAACTGTTGAAGGAATTGATTTTAAAGAATTAGCAAGATTAATAGATATTGAGTTTGGAAGTACAGGACAAACTCAAGTAATTATGGATTTTGACTAA
- a CDS encoding DUF2156 domain-containing protein: MSTLTVNNYTLKHFDLKAKEVMTHYLKQINVDVSDYTFAGNYIWLSTATGFYTIVNDTFCLFILSSGELSMLLPPIGTKQNTYEAILKCFEIMNSHNSNRNYSKIEYVHENILEEFVDYLEEGTLIYEMLKDFIIEKKLVDYIYKAEDLIELKGDSYKSKRNEINKFKKIYPDFRIEILDKQKHSSDVMNLFNKWVKDRTTYMPKEEVEIFLDGIYFERFAIKRLINDYENLDVIGLVIYINDEIKGFTVGEKINEQTASVIIEKTDFEILGCAQYIFREFTKILKDKYNVEYINVGDDMGFENLKKVKMSYRPYKLVPKYTIYQK; the protein is encoded by the coding sequence ATGTCAACATTGACAGTAAATAATTACACATTAAAACACTTTGATTTAAAAGCAAAAGAGGTAATGACACATTACTTAAAACAGATTAATGTAGATGTAAGTGATTATACTTTTGCAGGTAATTATATTTGGTTATCAACTGCAACTGGATTTTATACAATTGTAAATGATACTTTTTGTCTATTTATATTAAGTTCAGGAGAACTTTCTATGCTATTGCCTCCAATTGGAACAAAACAGAATACATATGAGGCAATATTAAAATGTTTTGAAATTATGAACTCACATAATAGTAATAGAAATTATTCTAAAATAGAGTATGTGCATGAAAATATACTTGAAGAGTTTGTTGATTATTTAGAAGAGGGTACTTTAATATATGAGATGTTAAAGGATTTTATTATTGAGAAAAAACTTGTAGATTATATTTATAAAGCTGAGGATTTAATAGAATTAAAAGGTGATTCATATAAATCAAAAAGAAATGAAATAAATAAGTTTAAAAAAATCTATCCAGATTTTAGAATAGAGATTTTAGATAAACAAAAACATTCAAGTGATGTTATGAACTTATTTAATAAATGGGTAAAAGATAGAACAACTTATATGCCAAAAGAAGAAGTTGAAATTTTCTTAGATGGTATTTATTTTGAAAGATTTGCCATTAAAAGATTAATAAATGACTATGAAAATTTAGATGTTATAGGTTTAGTTATTTATATAAATGATGAAATAAAAGGCTTTACAGTTGGTGAAAAAATAAATGAACAAACTGCAAGTGTAATTATAGAAAAAACAGATTTTGAGATTTTAGGATGTGCTCAATATATATTTAGAGAATTTACAAAAATTTTAAAAGATAAATATAATGTTGAATATATAAATGTTGGTGATGATATGGGATTTGAAAATCTTAAAAAAGTTAAAATGTCATATAGACCTTATAAATTAGTTCCAAAATATACAATTTATCAAAAATGA
- a CDS encoding GNAT family N-acetyltransferase, with protein MIQVATIKDIKPLFSIEQEVFKQEVFALSLNSFRYHLKRNTIFKLEIDKKIVGYCLWLKRKEYYRLYSFAILQEFQGRGFASQLLEFSINNLNKSKFELEVRVSNKNAIKLYEKFGFKIVKTLENYYENEDGYKMVRV; from the coding sequence ATGATACAAGTAGCCACAATAAAAGATATTAAACCTCTTTTTAGCATAGAACAAGAGGTTTTTAAACAAGAGGTATTTGCTTTAAGTCTAAACTCTTTTCGATACCATTTAAAAAGAAATACTATTTTTAAATTGGAAATTGATAAAAAAATAGTTGGATATTGTTTATGGCTTAAAAGAAAAGAGTATTATAGACTTTATTCTTTTGCAATTTTGCAAGAGTTTCAAGGAAGAGGTTTTGCTTCGCAACTTTTAGAGTTTTCAATTAATAATTTAAATAAAAGTAAATTTGAATTGGAAGTTAGAGTATCTAATAAAAATGCTATAAAACTTTATGAAAAATTTGGATTTAAAATAGTTAAAACTTTAGAAAATTATTATGAAAATGAAGATGGTTATAAGATGGTAAGAGTATAG
- the rpiB gene encoding ribose 5-phosphate isomerase B produces MKYFIAADHAGIDIKKYVKELFEAKGHEVIDLGPNSKDRVDYPDFAAKVCTEVLANKGSKGILICGSGIGMSMAANKFDGIRAALCHNEYSAKMAREHNDANVICLGERVSGYGMIEAIIDTWDKASFEGGRHEGRVEKINALGKMGSCRV; encoded by the coding sequence ATGAAATATTTTATAGCAGCAGATCATGCAGGTATAGATATTAAAAAATATGTAAAAGAGCTATTTGAAGCAAAAGGTCATGAAGTAATTGACTTAGGTCCAAATAGTAAAGATAGAGTTGATTATCCAGATTTTGCAGCAAAAGTTTGTACAGAGGTTCTTGCAAATAAAGGAAGCAAAGGTATTTTAATTTGTGGTTCAGGTATTGGGATGTCAATGGCTGCAAATAAATTTGATGGAATTAGAGCAGCTTTATGCCACAATGAATATTCAGCTAAAATGGCAAGAGAACATAATGATGCAAATGTAATTTGTCTAGGTGAGAGAGTTAGTGGATATGGAATGATTGAAGCTATAATTGATACTTGGGACAAAGCCTCTTTTGAAGGTGGAAGACATGAAGGAAGAGTAGAAAAAATAAATGCCTTAGGTAAAATGGGAAGCTGTAGAGTATAG
- the lepB gene encoding signal peptidase I, producing MIKKAYNWASSWTGTIIIVLGIIFFVAQAFVIPSGSMKNTLLIGDMLFVKKFSYGIPTPRIPWLEIPILPDFNNNGHLIEGEKPKRGDIVVFRYPKDDSIHYVKRLVATGGDLILIQNKNLILHPKEGNEYVRKNYSKEQIIESDDKLWVINPYAKNHPGIHNDPNVINNGLYPSELFNMLPIKIPEGEYFMMGDNRDHSNDSRFWGTVEYKHIVGTPWFIYFSWDENKKIRWDRVFSTVESIEEDLIGKEIDINHKEGIY from the coding sequence ATGATTAAAAAAGCATACAATTGGGCTAGTTCTTGGACTGGTACAATTATTATTGTATTAGGGATTATATTTTTTGTTGCACAAGCTTTTGTTATTCCTAGTGGAAGTATGAAAAATACTCTACTAATTGGAGATATGCTTTTTGTAAAAAAATTTTCATATGGAATCCCAACTCCTAGAATTCCTTGGCTAGAAATACCTATTTTACCTGATTTTAATAATAATGGACATCTAATAGAAGGTGAAAAACCAAAGCGTGGGGATATTGTAGTATTTAGATACCCAAAAGATGATTCAATTCATTATGTAAAAAGATTAGTAGCAACTGGTGGAGATTTAATTTTAATTCAAAATAAAAATCTTATTTTACACCCTAAAGAGGGTAATGAATATGTAAGAAAAAATTATTCAAAAGAGCAAATTATTGAATCTGATGATAAACTTTGGGTTATAAACCCTTATGCAAAAAATCACCCTGGTATTCATAATGACCCTAATGTTATAAATAATGGATTATATCCTAGTGAACTATTTAATATGTTACCAATAAAAATTCCTGAGGGTGAATATTTTATGATGGGTGATAATAGAGACCACTCTAATGACTCAAGATTTTGGGGAACTGTTGAATATAAACATATAGTAGGTACTCCTTGGTTTATTTACTTTTCTTGGGATGAAAATAAAAAAATTAGATGGGACAGAGTATTTAGCACTGTTGAGTCTATTGAAGAAGATTTAATAGGTAAAGAGATTGATATTAATCATAAAGAGGGGATTTATTAA